GCCGCTGGCTACATTACCGTGGCCAGCGTTTAAAAGGTCTCTTTGAGCAAGTTAAGCATATCCTCCACCGATAGCTTGCTGGCCTGCTCGTTGCCTGCCAGCAATTGATCAGCCAGATCGCGTTTATGCTGATGTAGCGCCACAATCTTTTCTTCTATGGTGTTTTTCGCGATGAGGCGATAAATGGTCACCGGGCGCTGTTGGCCCATGCGATGCGCCCTGTCTGAGGCCTGCGCTTCAACCGCCGGATTCCACCAGGGATCCATGTGGATCACATAGTCTGCGGCGGTCAGGTTTAGCCCCGAGCCACCGGCTTTAAGGCTAATCAAAAACACTTCGCCACTGCCACGCTGAAAGGCATTGACCCGCTCCTGGCGTTGTGCGGCAGGTGTACTGCCGTCCAGGTACTGGTAGGTCACCCCGCGTTGCTCAAGAAGTGTTTTGATGATCTGCAGATGGCCCACGAATTGGCTGAAGATCAGCGCCTTGTGGTTATTCTGTCGTAGCTCATCTAGTAGCTCACTCAGGGCATCCAACTTACTGCTGGGCAGCGTGCTTTCGGCCATCACCAGTTTCGGATGACAACAGGCCTGGCGTAGCTTAGTCAGCTCCGCGAGCATTTTAATGCGTTGCTCTGCTGCCGAGCTGGTGCTGGCAGACTGAGTGATCTGGTCGATGGCATGTTGTCGCAGCGCCTCGTAAAAGGCCATTTCGTCTTCACTGAGTGAGACAGTGAGGTTAATTTCGGTTTTCTCTGGCAGCTCGGTGAGTACCTGGCTTTTTAGACGACGCAGAATAAAGGGTTTCACCAGCTGTTTAAGGCTTTGACGTGCTTTGTGCGCTGCCAGTTTGTCCTGCTCGGCATTTTCCATAGGCTGCGCAAAGCGGGCATTAAAGCGCTTCAGGTTGCCGAGCAGGCCGGGGTTAACAAAGCGAAACAGTGACCACAACTCAGTGAGGTTATTTTCAATGGGCGTCCCTGTGGTGATCATCTTAAACTCACCTTTGAGCGCACAGGCTGCCACGGTGCGTTTTGCCAGCGGGTTTTTCAGAGCCTGCGCTTCATCGGCGACAATGGTGTGCCAGTGTTTGCTTTTCAGCAGTTCAGCCTGACGTTGCAGCAGGCCATAACTTATGACCACACAATCGAATGGCCCTGCCTGTTCCAGCAGCTGTTCGCGCTCCTCGCTGCTACTGTGATCGCTGAACAGCGTCATGTTCAGCACCGGCGCAAACTTGCTCGCCTCCTGTTGCCAGTTAAAACACACTGAGGTTGGCGCGATGATAAGCGTTGGCCCTTCACTGGCACGCGCCAGAATCACGGCCAGCGCCTGGAGGGTTTTGCCCAGTCCCATGTCATCAGCCAGACACGCCCCGGCACCCCAGTGCGCCAGGCGCATGGCCCAGTCAAACCCGGCAAGTTGATAATCGCGCAGTTGCGCCTGCAAGGTGGAGGGGACACTGAGCGCCAGCGTATTGGCCTGGTGCATTTTTTTTCTCTGCTCTTCCCAGGCGGGCAGGGTTTTCATCCGCATACCTGTTGTCGCTTCGGCCACCTGGCCGCTGGCAAGGGGATGAAACTGCCCCTGATCTGTGACCTCATTGAGCTTTGCAAGCTGACTGCGCAGGTCCTGTGACAGGGCGAGAATTTGCTCGCCATCCAGGCTGATAAAACGGCCGTTGCTGGTGGCCATCAGGCTGAGTAGTTTTTTCAGCTCGATCACCTGAGTATCGTCAACCTGTAGCTCTCCGGTCACGTCAAACCACTGATTTTGCTTGGTCATTGCCAGCGCCAGATGCTGGGATTCAAGCGCTTTACTGAGGCGGAATTTTTTTCCTCTCGGCCAGCGTAGCCGCAGCGCAAATCCCGCTGGCGGCGCGCCAACACAGTGCTCGAGCTGCTCCAGGGCTTCCAGCGCCATTTCTGTGTCGTCCAGTTGTAGGCGATTATCTGCCATTGCCAAAAATGCCGGACAGTGTTCGTCCAGTAATTCGAGCAAGCCTTGTTCCTGCGCTAAATCTCGTTGGGTAGCGACGCGTTTACCGTCAATTTCGGTGGTCAGGCTGGGGCTGCCAATACCGGGGTGTAACATTGGGCCCTGATCGCCAAAGGGCATACTGACGCAATGAAACTCGAGGCCGCCCTGATAGGGAGTAATATTGATCACCAGCGCTTCAGCAGGCTCCACTGTGGTGAGTCCGGTCTCGACACCTTCAAGGTCGGACTGAATATTCAGCAGCGGGGCAATGGCGGTGATACTTGCGAGCAGCTTGGATTTGGCAGCCTTAGGTACAACCAGGCCGCTCTCGCCGATAATCTCAGCAACTTGCAGGTGCTGGCGGGTGAACAGGGTAAAGCCGTAGCGGTGCTCCTGCAGCGGGTAAAAGGCATACTCGCTGGCTCGGGTGTGTTCATCCAGCTGCAAGCGATAGTCTATGCCCTGTGGCAGGTTAGGTATTGAGATCAGCAGTTCGTCACCGTTGTCGCGGATCTGCAGTTCAGCCGGGTATTCTGTCAGTTCGATTTCTCGATTGAAATCATCGCCCAGATAGAGGTTATGGGCGCCAGCGGCTGCGCTTAGTGCACTTGCGCCTTCCAGTTCAAAGATCCGCCCACCGTAATAGCTGTGATTCTCGTACACCCGAATGGCTGCAATGATCTCTTTGTCTTTGTCGCTCAGGTAGTCAAACTGCTCGGGCTCGTCGATTAAGCGTTTCAGCGCCACATTACGGCCTTTACTCCAGCCATTTTTGCCGAGCTTTTGCTCGCGAGGTTTCAGGGTCAGTTCGAATCGTGATTGTTCAAGTTGCCAGATGAGCCTATGGCTTTGTGGCGACTTATCTGCAGGGGCTGTGGCAGCGGGCGACAGGTTTTGCAGCTTTTCCAGTGCCAGCTCCCAGTCGCTTTTTTGCTCCACCATAGCAGCAAAGTTAAGCACCAATCGCTGCGCTATGGGCGGGACCGGCGCCTGATTAAGTACCAGCAGATCTGCGCCCATACAGGCAAATAAAGGTTGCTGCATTGAGGTGAAGGTGGTGCAGGCCTCGCTGAGGCGACTAAGCCTGGCGGCATGCACACGGGCACCCGTCCAGTGGGTTGCAAGGGCAATTAGCAACTGCAACAGCGCAAAGTTAAAGGGCTGCGCTTTCCTGAGCACCTCATAATCTTGATACTGCTCGCTAAATGACTGGCCGTTATTAAGGCACTCGGCGAGATATTCCAGTAAGTTCAAAATGGCATAGTTAAAGGTAGGGGCTTTTCTGTCGGCGGATTCGGTGCGAACCAGCTCGCGAACGGTGCTAAACAGCTGAGGCTGCCCCTGGCTTGCCTGGATCAGCACTGCCAGTTTATGGAACAGGCCCGGCAGGCCGCCCAGATATTGCTGTTTGCGGCGGGCAAGTTTGTTTTTCGCCACAATGGCTTGCTCAAACAAGGTCAGTGCAGTTTGCTGCTCCCCAGAGCACATGGCAACGATGGCACGTAGCTGAAGTGCATAGCAACTGGTGTCGTCGCCAAGCGCAGAGATACACGCATCCAGTTGAGCACGGTACAGATATTGCTCGGCCAGTAAGCAATGCAGCTGTTGATTGTCAGGCTGACGCTCGCACAGTTGCTCGATAAGCTTGAGTGCGGCAAAGTTGTTCTGACAGTCGCTTTGCAATGAATGAAACAATGTGGCACACGCCTGATAGAGCAACTGCGGTGGCAGCTCGGCCAGACGCTCGACGTCCGCAGGAAAAAACAAAGTGCTGATCAGTACCTGGTTGGTATTGTGGTCCAGATACTGAGGATTCTTGTGAAAAGACAGCAAAGCCGTGGCTTTGTCGTACTGGCCCAGTATCAGCAAGTCGCGGATAAAGCGCTGTTCGTCTGCAAAATCGCGCTCCCATTCATACAGGTTAATGATAGGCACGACTTGTTCGGCGCAATTGAGTGTGCTGATAAAGCGATCCTGGCGCAGCGCGTTATAACACAGCGATACTTCTATGAGCGGTGCTACCCTGAGACCCTTTTGGTTGCTGATCAGCAATCCGGCTTCGACCAGCGCCGTTCTTTGCTCTGCCAGCATGCCCTGATTGAGAGCAGGCAGTTCATGCACCTGTGCGTCGACCAATAACTTCAGCAAGCGTTTGAGTCTGCTGATAGCAACCGGTTTGCCAATCAATGCCAGCACCTCCAGCATAATTTGCTGTTCGGCGGGCAATTGCGCGTAAAGTGTCAGAAGTTCCGTTATTTGTGTCTGGCTGAAAGGGGTATAGTGCATGCTCATAGACCTGTCAGGCCTTGCTCCGCAAGTTGTTGTTAATTGCGGAGCAAAGTAGCAGAAGCGACCGCTACGCTCAAGTCAATCTACTTTAGGATAAGGTGTAGTAGCGCTGTTTACCGGCTTCATCCGAATGTGGCTGGCAAGGGACAAAACCGGCTTTTTCCAGCACTTTGATTGACGCTGGATTGTCCTCTGCAACGCCGGCATTGAGTATCACATTGGGCTGAGCTGCTTGCAAATGCGCGACCAGCCCCTGTAATAGCTCACTGGCATAGCCCTGACCCCAGTGTGCTTCGCCGATTAAATAACCCAGCTGCACCGTGTTGGCTGAAAAGTGCAGCATGACAAGGCCGATAAACTGTGCCTGTTTATTTTGCACTAGTAACAGCTCGCAGCGAGCGAGTTTGTCCGCCAGCCAGTCGGTCAGCTGCGCCGGAGTTTGCGGGCACTGTTGCCAGTCGTCGGGCAAAAAGTGCAAGGTTTTTGGGGTCAGCAGGTGCATGAGCTGATTGAACTGGGCCGGGCTGAGTTCATCAATTAGCCTGGACGCCGGGATGGCTTCCAGCCGGGCTGTACTGAATCTATGTGTTGTCATGCTGTTGTTCCTGTGTGCTTTGCGCTTGCGACAT
The Pseudoalteromonas viridis DNA segment above includes these coding regions:
- a CDS encoding DEAD/DEAH box helicase produces the protein MHYTPFSQTQITELLTLYAQLPAEQQIMLEVLALIGKPVAISRLKRLLKLLVDAQVHELPALNQGMLAEQRTALVEAGLLISNQKGLRVAPLIEVSLCYNALRQDRFISTLNCAEQVVPIINLYEWERDFADEQRFIRDLLILGQYDKATALLSFHKNPQYLDHNTNQVLISTLFFPADVERLAELPPQLLYQACATLFHSLQSDCQNNFAALKLIEQLCERQPDNQQLHCLLAEQYLYRAQLDACISALGDDTSCYALQLRAIVAMCSGEQQTALTLFEQAIVAKNKLARRKQQYLGGLPGLFHKLAVLIQASQGQPQLFSTVRELVRTESADRKAPTFNYAILNLLEYLAECLNNGQSFSEQYQDYEVLRKAQPFNFALLQLLIALATHWTGARVHAARLSRLSEACTTFTSMQQPLFACMGADLLVLNQAPVPPIAQRLVLNFAAMVEQKSDWELALEKLQNLSPAATAPADKSPQSHRLIWQLEQSRFELTLKPREQKLGKNGWSKGRNVALKRLIDEPEQFDYLSDKDKEIIAAIRVYENHSYYGGRIFELEGASALSAAAGAHNLYLGDDFNREIELTEYPAELQIRDNGDELLISIPNLPQGIDYRLQLDEHTRASEYAFYPLQEHRYGFTLFTRQHLQVAEIIGESGLVVPKAAKSKLLASITAIAPLLNIQSDLEGVETGLTTVEPAEALVINITPYQGGLEFHCVSMPFGDQGPMLHPGIGSPSLTTEIDGKRVATQRDLAQEQGLLELLDEHCPAFLAMADNRLQLDDTEMALEALEQLEHCVGAPPAGFALRLRWPRGKKFRLSKALESQHLALAMTKQNQWFDVTGELQVDDTQVIELKKLLSLMATSNGRFISLDGEQILALSQDLRSQLAKLNEVTDQGQFHPLASGQVAEATTGMRMKTLPAWEEQRKKMHQANTLALSVPSTLQAQLRDYQLAGFDWAMRLAHWGAGACLADDMGLGKTLQALAVILARASEGPTLIIAPTSVCFNWQQEASKFAPVLNMTLFSDHSSSEEREQLLEQAGPFDCVVISYGLLQRQAELLKSKHWHTIVADEAQALKNPLAKRTVAACALKGEFKMITTGTPIENNLTELWSLFRFVNPGLLGNLKRFNARFAQPMENAEQDKLAAHKARQSLKQLVKPFILRRLKSQVLTELPEKTEINLTVSLSEDEMAFYEALRQHAIDQITQSASTSSAAEQRIKMLAELTKLRQACCHPKLVMAESTLPSSKLDALSELLDELRQNNHKALIFSQFVGHLQIIKTLLEQRGVTYQYLDGSTPAAQRQERVNAFQRGSGEVFLISLKAGGSGLNLTAADYVIHMDPWWNPAVEAQASDRAHRMGQQRPVTIYRLIAKNTIEEKIVALHQHKRDLADQLLAGNEQASKLSVEDMLNLLKETF
- a CDS encoding GNAT family N-acetyltransferase gives rise to the protein MTTHRFSTARLEAIPASRLIDELSPAQFNQLMHLLTPKTLHFLPDDWQQCPQTPAQLTDWLADKLARCELLLVQNKQAQFIGLVMLHFSANTVQLGYLIGEAHWGQGYASELLQGLVAHLQAAQPNVILNAGVAEDNPASIKVLEKAGFVPCQPHSDEAGKQRYYTLS